A window of the Lactuca sativa cultivar Salinas chromosome 7, Lsat_Salinas_v11, whole genome shotgun sequence genome harbors these coding sequences:
- the LOC111902839 gene encoding late embryogenesis abundant protein M17: MKTNSYLLFALIVIVLLSSTFADDISKQETTPQTKEAADAHKVEAKEDGEKYGVNYGGGGGNNGGGGSGWGGGCHHGCCYQGHGGSCNRCCTSPEEAKAFAENQAKSKKAVDAHKVEAKGDDGQYGINYGGGGGNYGGGGGGGGGGSGWGGGCRHGCCQGYGGRCNRCCTSPEEAKASLLNKEANGDEGKYGVNYGGGGGNYGGGGGNYGGGGSGWGGGCRHGCCQGYGGRCNRCCTSPEEAKAFYVNIEANGDEGKYGVNYGGGGGNYGGGGSGWGGGCHHGCCNQGHGGSCNRCCSSPEESKAFKESQSRP, encoded by the exons ATGAAGACCAACTCATATTTGCTTTTTGCACTAATTGTGATCGTTCTCCTTTCATCCACTTTTGCTGACGATATTTCCAAGCAAGAGACGACGCCTCAGA CAAAAGAAGCTGCGGACGCGCATAAAGTTGAAGCTAaagaagatggagaaaagtatGGTGTAAACTATGGTGGCGGCGGAGGAAACAATGGTGGAGGTGGCAGCGGATGGGGTGGCGGATGCCATCATGGATGCTGTTATCAAGGACATGGAGGAAGTTGCAACAGATGTTGCACCTCACCAGAAGAAGCAAAGGCGTTTGCGGAAAATCAAGCAAAATCAAAAAAAGCTGTTGACGCCCATAAGGTAGAAGCTAAGGGTGATGACGGACAGTATGGGATAAACTATGGCGGCGGAGGAGGAAACTatggtggaggtggaggtggaggtggcgGTGGCAGTGGATGGGGAGGTGGATGCCGCCATGGATGTTGTCAAGGATATGGAGGTAGATGTAACAGATGTTGCACCTCACCAGAAGAAGCCAAGGCATCTTTGTTAAATAAAGAAGCAAATGGTGATGAAGGGAAGTACGGTGTAAActatggtggcggaggaggaaaCTATGGTGGAGGTGGAGGTAACTATGGTGGAGGTGGCAGCGGATGGGGTGGTGGATGCCGCCATGGATGCTGTCAAGGATATGGTGGAAGATGTAACAGATGTTGTACTTCACCAGAAGAAGCCAAAGCATTTTATGTAAATATAGAAGCAAATGGTGATGAAGGAAAATATGGTGTAAACTACGGTGGTGGTGGAGGAAACTATGGTGGAGGTGGCAGCGGATGGGGTGGTGGATGCCACCATGGATGCTGTAATCAAGGGCATGGAGGCAGTTGCAATAGATGTTGTTCGTCTCCTGAAGAATCCAAGGCATTTAAGGAAAGCCAATCTCGCCCTTGA